Proteins encoded in a region of the Vibrio ponticus genome:
- a CDS encoding F0F1 ATP synthase subunit epsilon, translating into MAPITFHLDVVSAEKKLFSGRVETFQVTGSEGELGIFHGHTPLLTAIKPGMVRIVKQHGHEEFIYVSGGMVEVQPGTATVLADTAIRGEDLDAAKAEEAKRRAEENIQNQHGDMDFAQAASELAKAIAQLRVIELTKKRR; encoded by the coding sequence ATGGCACCAATAACCTTTCATCTAGACGTAGTAAGCGCTGAGAAAAAGCTTTTCTCTGGTCGCGTTGAAACGTTCCAGGTGACCGGTAGCGAAGGTGAGCTGGGTATTTTCCATGGCCACACTCCGCTGCTGACCGCTATTAAGCCTGGTATGGTGCGTATTGTGAAACAGCACGGCCACGAAGAGTTCATTTATGTCTCTGGTGGTATGGTAGAAGTTCAGCCTGGTACAGCGACTGTACTGGCTGATACTGCTATCCGTGGTGAAGATCTAGACGCAGCGAAGGCAGAAGAAGCTAAGCGTCGCGCTGAGGAGAATATCCAGAATCAGCACGGCGACATGGACTTCGCACAAGCGGCCAGTGAACTGGCTAAAGCCATTGCTCAGCTACGAGTTATCGAGCTGACTAAAAAACGTCGTTAA
- the atpD gene encoding F0F1 ATP synthase subunit beta: MATGKIVQIIGAVVDVEFPQSDVPSVYDALNVTDSKERLVLEVQQQLGGGIVRCIVMGSSDGLRRGVEVVNTGAPISVPVGTKTLGRIMNVLGDAIDERGEIGAEEVYSIHREAPSYEEQSNETALLETGVKVIDLICPFAKGGKIGLFGGAGVGKTVNMMELINNIALQHSGLSVFAGVGERTREGNDFYFEMQEAGVVNIEKPEESKVAMVYGQMNEPPGNRLRVALTGLTMAERFRDEGRDVLLFIDNIYRYTLAGTEVSALLGRMPSAVGYQPTLAEEMGVLQERITSTKQGSITSVQAVYVPADDLTDPSPATTFAHLDATVVLNRNIAAMGLYPAIDPLDSTSRMLDPLVVGQEHYDTARGVQQTLQRYKELKDIIAILGMDELSEADKQVVSRARKIERFLTQPYHVAEVFTGDPGVYVPLKETLRGFKGLLAGEYDDIPEQAFMYCGTIDDAIENAKKL; the protein is encoded by the coding sequence ATGGCTACAGGTAAGATCGTACAGATCATCGGTGCGGTAGTCGACGTAGAGTTCCCACAGAGCGATGTACCTAGTGTATATGACGCTCTAAACGTAACGGACTCAAAAGAACGTCTAGTTCTTGAAGTTCAGCAACAGCTAGGCGGTGGCATAGTTCGTTGTATCGTTATGGGTAGCTCAGATGGTTTACGTCGCGGAGTAGAAGTTGTAAACACTGGCGCTCCAATTTCAGTACCAGTAGGTACTAAAACCCTAGGTCGTATCATGAACGTTCTAGGTGACGCGATTGACGAGCGTGGCGAAATCGGTGCAGAAGAGGTTTACTCTATCCACCGTGAAGCGCCAAGCTACGAAGAGCAATCAAACGAAACAGCACTTCTAGAAACTGGTGTTAAAGTAATCGACTTGATTTGTCCATTCGCTAAGGGTGGTAAAATCGGTCTATTCGGTGGTGCAGGTGTAGGTAAGACCGTTAACATGATGGAACTTATCAACAACATCGCACTACAACACTCAGGTCTATCTGTGTTTGCAGGTGTTGGTGAGCGTACTCGTGAAGGTAACGATTTCTACTTTGAAATGCAGGAAGCAGGTGTTGTAAACATCGAAAAACCTGAAGAATCAAAAGTAGCAATGGTTTACGGTCAGATGAACGAGCCACCAGGCAACCGTCTACGTGTTGCACTGACGGGTCTAACGATGGCAGAGCGTTTCCGTGACGAAGGTCGTGACGTACTACTGTTCATCGATAACATCTACCGTTACACACTTGCAGGTACGGAAGTATCAGCACTGCTAGGTCGTATGCCATCAGCGGTAGGTTACCAGCCTACACTTGCTGAAGAAATGGGTGTACTACAGGAGCGTATCACGTCAACTAAGCAAGGTTCTATCACGTCTGTACAGGCGGTATACGTACCTGCGGATGACTTGACTGACCCGTCTCCAGCAACAACGTTCGCGCACTTGGATGCAACGGTTGTACTTAACCGTAACATCGCAGCAATGGGTCTATACCCAGCGATCGACCCACTAGATTCTACATCTCGTATGCTAGATCCATTGGTTGTTGGTCAAGAGCACTACGACACAGCTCGTGGCGTTCAGCAAACTCTTCAGCGCTACAAAGAGCTGAAAGATATCATTGCGATCCTAGGTATGGACGAGCTATCTGAAGCAGATAAGCAAGTTGTATCTCGTGCACGTAAGATTGAGCGTTTCCTAACTCAGCCTTACCACGTAGCGGAAGTATTTACAGGTGACCCAGGCGTATACGTACCTCTTAAAGAGACTCTACGTGGCTTTAAAGGTCTACTAGCTGGTGAATACGATGACATTCCAGAGCAAGCGTTCATGTACTGCGGTACTATCGACGATGCTATCGAGAATGCTAAGAAGCTATAA
- the atpG gene encoding F0F1 ATP synthase subunit gamma yields MAGAKEIRNKIGSVKSTQKITKAMEMVAASKMRRSQDAMEASRPYAETMRKVIGHVANANLEYRHPYLEEREAKRVGYIIVSTDRGLCGGLNINVFKKALVDMQAWKEKGAEVELALVGSKATGFFKHSGAKVAAQVSGLGDQPSLEDLIGSVSVMLKKYDDGELDRLYVVFNKFVNTMIQEPTIDQLLPLPKSDSEEMQREHSWDYIYEPEPKPLLDTLLVRYVESQVYQGVVENLACEQAARMIAMKAATDNASDLIEDLELVYNKARQAAITQELSEIVGGAAAV; encoded by the coding sequence ATGGCCGGCGCAAAAGAGATACGTAATAAAATCGGTAGTGTTAAAAGCACGCAGAAAATTACGAAAGCGATGGAAATGGTAGCAGCTTCAAAAATGCGTCGTTCTCAAGATGCAATGGAAGCTTCTCGTCCATACGCTGAAACAATGCGTAAAGTGATCGGTCATGTGGCTAATGCAAATCTAGAGTACCGTCATCCGTACCTAGAAGAGCGTGAAGCTAAGCGTGTTGGTTACATCATCGTTTCTACAGACCGTGGCCTGTGTGGTGGCTTGAACATTAACGTGTTCAAAAAAGCCCTAGTTGATATGCAGGCTTGGAAAGAGAAAGGTGCTGAAGTTGAACTTGCATTAGTAGGTTCAAAAGCAACTGGCTTTTTCAAACACAGCGGCGCAAAAGTAGCTGCTCAGGTTTCTGGTCTTGGTGATCAACCAAGCCTTGAAGACCTAATCGGTTCTGTAAGCGTAATGCTGAAGAAATACGATGATGGTGAACTGGATCGTCTATATGTGGTTTTCAACAAGTTTGTGAACACCATGATTCAGGAACCAACGATCGATCAATTGCTACCTTTGCCTAAATCGGACAGCGAAGAGATGCAGCGTGAGCACTCATGGGACTACATCTATGAGCCTGAGCCAAAGCCTCTATTGGACACACTTTTAGTGCGTTACGTAGAGTCTCAGGTTTACCAAGGTGTAGTAGAAAACCTTGCTTGTGAGCAAGCGGCCCGAATGATTGCGATGAAAGCTGCAACGGATAACGCGAGCGACCTGATTGAAGATTTAGAACTTGTGTACAACAAAGCCCGTCAGGCTGCGATCACACAAGAACTGTCGGAAATCGTTGGCGGCGCTGCTGCGGTTTAA
- the atpA gene encoding F0F1 ATP synthase subunit alpha: protein MQLNSTEISELIKQRIESFEVVSEARNEGTIVSVSDGIIRIHGLADVMQGEMIELPGGRYALALNLERDSVGAVVMGPYADLKEGMKVTGTGRILEVPVGPELLGRVVNTLGEPIDGKGPIEAKLTSPVEVIAPGVIDRKSVDQPVQTGYKSVDSMIPIGRGQRELVIGDRQTGKTAMAIDAIINQKNSGIFSIYVAIGQKASTIANVVRKLEEHGALANTIVVVASASESAALQYLAPYAGCAMGEYFRDRGEDALIVYDDLSKQAVAYRQISLLLKRPPGREAFPGDVFYLHSRLLERAARVNEEYVERFTNGEVKGKTGSLTALPIIETQAGDVSAFVPTNVISITDGQIFLQTELFNAGVRPAVDPGISVSRVGGSAQTKIIKKLSGGIRTALAQYRELAAFAQFSSDLDDATKKQLDHGQKVTELMKQKQYVPFSVFDQALVIFAAERGYLADVEISKLLDFEAALLSYARGQYAELAAEIDKTGAYNDEIEAQLKKLTDDFKATQTW from the coding sequence ATGCAACTTAATTCCACGGAAATTAGCGAACTGATCAAACAACGTATCGAGTCTTTCGAAGTTGTTAGTGAAGCTCGCAACGAGGGTACTATCGTATCGGTAAGCGATGGTATCATCCGCATTCACGGCCTAGCGGACGTGATGCAAGGTGAAATGATTGAATTACCGGGTGGCCGTTATGCACTAGCACTTAACCTTGAGCGTGACTCGGTTGGTGCGGTTGTAATGGGCCCATATGCTGACCTTAAGGAAGGCATGAAAGTTACAGGTACTGGCCGCATTCTTGAAGTGCCAGTTGGTCCAGAACTACTAGGTCGCGTAGTGAATACACTAGGTGAGCCTATCGATGGTAAAGGTCCAATCGAAGCGAAACTAACTTCGCCTGTAGAAGTGATTGCACCAGGTGTAATCGACCGTAAATCGGTTGACCAGCCTGTACAAACTGGTTACAAGTCAGTTGACTCAATGATCCCAATCGGTCGTGGTCAGCGTGAGCTTGTTATCGGTGACCGTCAAACTGGTAAAACAGCGATGGCGATCGATGCGATCATCAACCAGAAAAACTCTGGTATTTTCTCAATCTACGTAGCAATCGGTCAGAAAGCTTCTACCATCGCTAACGTAGTACGCAAACTAGAAGAACATGGCGCACTAGCGAACACTATCGTTGTTGTGGCATCAGCTTCTGAGTCTGCTGCACTGCAATACCTAGCGCCTTACGCTGGTTGTGCAATGGGTGAATACTTCCGCGATCGCGGCGAAGACGCACTGATTGTTTACGATGACCTATCTAAGCAAGCAGTCGCTTACCGTCAGATCTCTCTACTACTAAAACGCCCACCAGGCCGTGAGGCATTCCCAGGTGACGTATTCTACCTTCACTCGCGTCTACTAGAGCGTGCAGCTCGTGTAAACGAAGAGTACGTAGAGCGTTTCACTAATGGTGAAGTGAAAGGTAAGACTGGTTCTTTGACTGCTCTTCCTATCATCGAAACTCAAGCAGGTGACGTTTCAGCATTCGTACCGACTAACGTAATCTCGATTACCGATGGTCAGATCTTCCTACAAACTGAGCTATTCAACGCGGGTGTACGCCCAGCAGTTGACCCAGGTATCTCAGTATCTCGTGTAGGTGGTTCGGCACAGACGAAAATCATCAAGAAGCTATCAGGCGGTATCCGTACTGCACTAGCTCAGTACCGTGAACTAGCGGCATTCGCACAGTTCTCGTCTGACCTTGATGATGCAACGAAGAAACAGCTAGACCACGGTCAAAAAGTAACTGAGCTAATGAAGCAGAAGCAATACGTTCCATTCTCAGTATTTGACCAAGCACTAGTGATCTTCGCGGCAGAGCGCGGTTACTTAGCAGATGTTGAAATCAGCAAACTGCTAGATTTCGAAGCGGCTCTACTATCGTACGCTCGCGGTCAATACGCTGAACTTGCAGCTGAGATCGACAAGACGGGTGCTTACAACGATGAAATCGAAGCTCAGTTGAAGAAACTGACTGACGACTTCAAAGCAACCCAAACTTGGTAA
- the atpH gene encoding F0F1 ATP synthase subunit delta: MSDLTTIARPYAKAAFDFAVEKEQLEQWGQMLSFAAEVAQNAQVKELLSSSMSADKLAEIFVAICGEQVDAHGQNLLKVMAENGRLKALPDVSEQFFFLKKEHEKEIDVEVISATELSDEQLANIGGKLEQRLARKVKLNCSVDEALLGGVIIRAGDLVIDDSARGRLNRLSDALQS; this comes from the coding sequence ATGTCTGATTTGACTACTATCGCACGCCCCTATGCTAAAGCAGCATTCGACTTTGCAGTTGAAAAAGAGCAATTGGAACAATGGGGACAAATGCTCTCTTTCGCTGCTGAAGTAGCCCAAAACGCACAAGTAAAAGAGCTTTTATCTAGCTCAATGTCTGCTGACAAACTAGCAGAGATTTTTGTTGCAATTTGTGGTGAACAAGTAGATGCACACGGTCAAAACCTTCTGAAGGTGATGGCTGAGAATGGCCGACTAAAGGCCCTTCCTGATGTAAGTGAGCAATTCTTCTTTTTGAAGAAAGAGCATGAGAAAGAGATCGATGTTGAAGTGATTTCAGCAACAGAACTTTCTGATGAACAGCTAGCGAATATCGGTGGCAAACTTGAGCAGCGCCTAGCGCGTAAAGTGAAGCTGAATTGCAGTGTAGACGAAGCCCTACTTGGTGGGGTAATAATTCGAGCCGGAGACCTAGTCATCGATGACTCAGCGCGTGGTCGTTTGAACCGCCTGAGCGATGCATTGCAGTCTTAA
- the atpF gene encoding F0F1 ATP synthase subunit B — MNMNATLLGQAISFALFVWFCMKYVWPPLMNAIEERQKKIADGLQAAERAAKDLDLAQANASDQLKEAKRTASEIIEQANKRKAQILDEAREEAQVERQNILNQAEAELEAERNRARDELRKQVATLAVAGAEKILERTIDKDAHKDILDNITAKL, encoded by the coding sequence GTGAATATGAACGCAACTCTGCTAGGTCAAGCAATCTCGTTCGCACTATTCGTGTGGTTCTGCATGAAGTATGTATGGCCACCATTGATGAATGCGATTGAAGAGCGTCAGAAGAAAATTGCTGACGGTCTACAAGCGGCAGAACGAGCTGCAAAAGACTTGGACCTAGCACAAGCCAATGCTTCAGATCAGTTGAAAGAAGCGAAGCGCACAGCATCTGAGATTATTGAGCAAGCTAACAAGCGTAAAGCTCAAATTCTAGATGAAGCTCGCGAGGAAGCTCAGGTTGAACGCCAGAACATCCTTAATCAAGCTGAAGCTGAACTAGAAGCGGAACGCAACCGCGCACGTGATGAACTGCGCAAACAAGTTGCAACTCTGGCTGTAGCTGGTGCTGAGAAAATCCTTGAGCGTACTATCGATAAAGATGCGCACAAAGATATTCTCGACAACATTACTGCAAAACTTTAA
- the atpE gene encoding F0F1 ATP synthase subunit C — METLLSFSAIAVGIIVGLASLGTAIGFALLGGKFLEGAARQPEMAPMLQVKMFIIAGLLDAVPMIGIVIALLFTFANPFVGQLG, encoded by the coding sequence ATGGAAACTTTACTGAGCTTTTCTGCAATCGCCGTAGGTATTATCGTCGGTCTTGCTTCTCTTGGTACAGCGATTGGTTTCGCACTTCTAGGTGGTAAATTCCTTGAAGGTGCAGCACGTCAACCAGAAATGGCTCCTATGCTACAAGTTAAGATGTTCATCATCGCGGGTCTACTTGATGCGGTTCCAATGATCGGTATCGTAATCGCGCTACTGTTCACTTTCGCAAACCCATTCGTTGGTCAACTAGGTTAA
- the atpB gene encoding F0F1 ATP synthase subunit A — protein MAAPGEALTQSGYIAHHLSNLSFGKFGWVEEASFWNVHIDSLFFSWFTGLIFLGIFYKVAKKATVGVPGKLQCAVEMIVEFVAENVKDTFHGRNPLIAPLALTIFCWVFLMNVMDLVPIDFLPYPAEHWLGIPYLKVVPSADVNITMAMALGVFALMIYYSIKVKGLGGFAKELALHPFNHPVMIPFNLLIEVVSLLAKPLSLGMRLFGNMFAGEVVFILCAAMLPWYLQWMGSLPWAIFHILVITIQAFVFMMLTIVYLSMAHEDSDH, from the coding sequence ATGGCTGCGCCAGGTGAAGCGCTAACACAATCCGGATATATTGCTCACCACCTTTCAAACCTTTCTTTTGGAAAGTTTGGCTGGGTGGAAGAAGCAAGTTTCTGGAACGTACATATCGATAGCCTGTTTTTTTCTTGGTTTACTGGTTTAATTTTCCTTGGAATTTTTTACAAAGTAGCAAAGAAAGCAACAGTAGGTGTACCGGGTAAGCTTCAGTGTGCTGTAGAAATGATCGTTGAATTTGTCGCGGAAAACGTCAAAGACACGTTCCATGGACGCAACCCTCTGATAGCGCCTTTAGCACTAACTATCTTTTGTTGGGTATTTTTAATGAACGTGATGGACTTAGTTCCGATCGATTTCTTACCTTACCCAGCAGAGCATTGGCTCGGAATCCCTTACTTGAAAGTGGTACCGTCTGCTGATGTGAACATCACCATGGCTATGGCACTAGGCGTATTCGCTCTGATGATCTACTACAGCATCAAAGTGAAAGGTCTAGGTGGCTTTGCAAAGGAATTAGCATTACATCCGTTTAATCACCCTGTAATGATTCCGTTTAACCTACTGATTGAAGTGGTATCGCTACTTGCGAAACCTCTATCACTTGGTATGCGTCTATTCGGTAACATGTTTGCAGGTGAGGTTGTATTCATTCTTTGTGCGGCAATGCTACCATGGTACTTACAATGGATGGGTTCACTACCGTGGGCAATCTTCCATATCTTGGTTATTACGATTCAAGCCTTCGTGTTTATGATGTTGACAATTGTTTACCTGTCAATGGCGCACGAAGACAGTGATCATTAA
- a CDS encoding F0F1 ATP synthase subunit I, protein MVAALARPGRELAKQLLMIQLGAVTLVAAGMAATVSIEWGISALVGGGIFVLANAVFALCAFMFSGARAAKKVAASFYTGEVLKILITVVLFSFVYMYTQVELVPLKLTYLLALGVNICAPVLFINNKK, encoded by the coding sequence ATGGTAGCGGCGTTGGCTAGACCTGGACGAGAGCTTGCTAAGCAATTGTTAATGATCCAGCTTGGCGCGGTTACGTTAGTGGCGGCGGGTATGGCTGCAACTGTGAGTATTGAATGGGGTATTTCTGCGTTAGTTGGCGGCGGTATTTTTGTCCTCGCTAATGCGGTCTTTGCTTTGTGTGCCTTCATGTTCAGTGGAGCACGTGCTGCAAAGAAAGTCGCGGCATCCTTTTACACGGGTGAAGTGCTTAAAATCCTTATCACAGTCGTTTTATTCTCGTTTGTCTACATGTATACACAGGTGGAACTTGTTCCCCTAAAACTAACCTATTTGCTGGCTCTAGGAGTTAATATCTGTGCGCCAGTGCTTTTCATTAACAACAAAAAATAG